The genomic region TCGATACTTTTTTGGGAACTTTGTTCCTAATAGCTTTCATGCCGGTCTCCTTTATAACACACTATAAAAGATTCGGCTGAAAGCTATTTTTTTATATACTTTTTTTTTAAATTTGCCAAACTCAAGTTATTTTATTTAAAATAAGTATAATAACAAAATATGTCGGATAATAAAGAACTTTTGGATATAGTTAATAAGAATGGAGAAGTAATAAACAGTCTCCCGAGATCGGAAATTCACGGCGATCCGGCTTTTATTCACAGGGTTGTCCACCTGCTTGTTTTTAACACAAATGGCGATTTGTTTTTACAGAAGCGCTCAATTAATAAAGATGTGGCGCCGGGCAGGTGGGACACGTCCGTCGGCGGGCATATAACCCATGGTGAAACAATAGAGGACGCTTTGAAACGTGAATCAAAAGAAGAGCTTGGAATTAAAAATTGCAGTCCGAGGTTTTTGTATAAATATATTCATTCGAATCCCTATGAAACAGAACTTGTTTTTACTTATTCATGCATTTATGATAAAAAAATAAGCTTTAACAAAAAGGAAATTGACGAAATCAAGGCATGGAGTATCAAAGAAATCAAAAATAACCTTAAAAAAGGAATTTTTAGCGATAATTTTGAAGACGAGTTCGGAAGATATTTGAGTTTTAGAAGCGGAAAGAGCTAAACAGCGACTACTCCCTTTACTTCCGGGACTTCCTGTTTTAATATTTTCTCGACGCCGTTTTTAAGGGTCATCTGGCTCATGGGACAGCACCCGCACGCGCCGGTTAATCTTAATTTGACCACGCCGTTTTTGTCGACTTCCACAAGTTCTACATTCCCGCCGTCAGCTTTAAGCATAGGCCTTATTTTATTCAGAGCAACTTCGATTTTTTCTTTCATTTTACCTCCGGTGCTTCCATCTTTATATTATAGATAGTATTATTTGTCAAGTATTTTTTTCTTGACAAATAAAATAGCAAGAGTATAATTTTTAAATAAGTAAGGTGTCCCGGGTGGCAAGTCTTAAGAAAAATTTAAAGTATACGATTAAGAAAGCTTATCTTTTGCAAAAAGATAAAATAAAAGCGAGAATAAAAGATTTTGATAATATTTATAGAAATGGGACCAATGAAGATATTTTTGCTGAGCTTGTGTTTTGTATATTAACGCCTCAATCTAAGGCTAAAAATTGCTGGACAGCGGTGGAAAATCTAAAAAAAAATAA from bacterium harbors:
- a CDS encoding NUDIX domain-containing protein, which encodes MSDNKELLDIVNKNGEVINSLPRSEIHGDPAFIHRVVHLLVFNTNGDLFLQKRSINKDVAPGRWDTSVGGHITHGETIEDALKRESKEELGIKNCSPRFLYKYIHSNPYETELVFTYSCIYDKKISFNKKEIDEIKAWSIKEIKNNLKKGIFSDNFEDEFGRYLSFRSGKS
- a CDS encoding NifU family protein encodes the protein MKEKIEVALNKIRPMLKADGGNVELVEVDKNGVVKLRLTGACGCCPMSQMTLKNGVEKILKQEVPEVKGVVAV